TTACAGGGAACACTTCATTGGCGTTCAAACGTAAGAAGTCCATTGTATCCTTGCGAATAGCATGCCAGAAATACCGGCAAAATACGCAAAAATGGGGCAACGGAGGGGGTGAAATTCCGAGAATTGGGAAAAGCGGGGGAGAAAGTGGGAATCAGATATCGTCCAAAACGGACGTCAGCCGCCGCCCAGCATATGCCAGATCTGCGCCACGGCAAAGCACGTCGCAAACCCCATCCCCAGGGGAAGAAGGGTCGCTACCGCCGTCCACTTGGCGCTCCGGGTCTCTTTGTAAATAGTGAAAATGGTCGTGGAACAGGGGTTGTGCAGGAGACTGAACAGCATGAGACAGATCCCGGTCAATGAGGTCCACCCCCCCGCCCGGAGGATCTCCGCGGTCGCCGTTGCTGAATCCGCATCAAACATCACCCCCGCCCCGGCACCGACACCGTTCAATGTGCTCGTCAGCACGGTCAGCATGAGCACGGTCGGGATCACGATCTCGTTCGCCGGGATGGCGATGATGTAGGCCAGCAGGATGACGCCGTTCAATCCCAGGAGAAGGCCGAACGGGTTGGACCAATGGATGAAGTGCTCGGCAAGCGTGACACCGCCCACGGTGATATTCGATACCGCCCAGATCACCACACCCGCCGGAACGGCGAACACGATCGCACGCCAGAGAACGAACATCGTCCGGTCAATGAGCGATGTGTACAATGTCTGCAGAATGCGCGGCGGCCTGTACGGCGGCAGTTCCAGACTGAACGCCGAGGCCTCTCCCCGGAGCACGGACCTGGAGAGTGACCACGAGACAGCAAGGCTGAGCCCGACCCCCAGCAACGCAACGATGACCACGCCACCCGCTGCAACAAAGCCCGCGAATTCCGGCGGCGCGAGCGCACCGAGGAAGATCGAGGCGATCAGGATCTGCGTGGGCCACCGCCCGTTGCAGAGCGAAAAATTATTGGTGATGATGGCGATGAGCCGCTCGCGCGGACTGTCGATGATGCGCGTCGCCACCACGCCGGCAGCATTGCATCCGAACCCCATCGTCATCGTCAGTGCCTGCTTGCCGTGCGCACCCGCCGATCGGTAGAGCGCATCCATATTGAACGCCACGCGCGGCAGATAGCCGAAGTCCTCGAGCAACGTGAACACCGGAAAGAAGATCATCATCGGCGGAAGCATGACGCTCACCACCCAGGCACCCGCGAGATACGCGCCATCGATGAGGACACCCGTGAGCCACGAAGGCGATCCGAGCGCGATCATCCACGCCTTCACCATCGGATGCAGGTTGTCGACGAGCAGGTAGGAAAGGAATGCCGATGGGACGTTCGCTCCTTCCACGGTCAACCAGAACACCGCGGCCAGCAGCAGGAACATGATCGGGAACCCGGTCCACTTGCTCGTGACCAGTCGGTCGATCGTGCGGTCCACCGAGAAGCGGCTCTGTTCACCCTGGCGCGTCACCGCACGGTCCGCGATGCGTGCCGCATCCTCGTAGATCCCTTCCATCAGGGCGTCGTGATACCCTTCGCCCATCTCCAGGCGGAGCGTGTTCGCTTCCCGCAGGAGCCCGGCCC
This genomic interval from Ignavibacteriota bacterium contains the following:
- the feoB gene encoding ferrous iron transport protein B produces the protein MSEQTVQAAGTPEACATCPAFNAGHLTRLGIDTGNVDHILALAGNPNTGKSTVFNALTGLHQHTGNWPGKTVTRAEGAFAYADKRYRIVDLPGTYSLLSTSSDEEVARDFILFGKPDVTVIVVDGTRLERNLNLVLQVLEITDRAVLCVNLMDEARRHKLTIDDRMLSRDLGIPVVLTAARQREGIDQLLKTIADVASGTIVCKPHRVASIPATVLGIVEKMTARVTAAISGLPNARWVALRLLEGDQRMIDAVSSGELLDLLGRPREEGDAAREVRAGLLREANTLRLEMGEGYHDALMEGIYEDAARIADRAVTRQGEQSRFSVDRTIDRLVTSKWTGFPIMFLLLAAVFWLTVEGANVPSAFLSYLLVDNLHPMVKAWMIALGSPSWLTGVLIDGAYLAGAWVVSVMLPPMMIFFPVFTLLEDFGYLPRVAFNMDALYRSAGAHGKQALTMTMGFGCNAAGVVATRIIDSPRERLIAIITNNFSLCNGRWPTQILIASIFLGALAPPEFAGFVAAGGVVIVALLGVGLSLAVSWSLSRSVLRGEASAFSLELPPYRPPRILQTLYTSLIDRTMFVLWRAIVFAVPAGVVIWAVSNITVGGVTLAEHFIHWSNPFGLLLGLNGVILLAYIIAIPANEIVIPTVLMLTVLTSTLNGVGAGAGVMFDADSATATAEILRAGGWTSLTGICLMLFSLLHNPCSTTIFTIYKETRSAKWTAVATLLPLGMGFATCFAVAQIWHMLGGG